Part of the Fusibacter sp. A1 genome is shown below.
TATTGGCGGCATTTCAATGAGCGCTATCGCACACATCTTTATCGAAAAAGGAATCAAAGTAACCGGTTCTGATGCCAAGGCTTCTCCAGCCACCTTAAAATTGGAAGAAGCAGGCGCGACAATTTATATCGGTCACAGTTCCGATAACATCACCGACCAAGATGCTGTGGTATATACCGGGGCGATCTCAGATGACAATCCGGAGTTCGCAAAAGCACAATCGCTTGAAATCCCAACTTATAGAAGAACTCAAGCCATCGATGCGATTATGGAATCGTTTGAAGTCTCGCTTGCGGTCACCGGCACACATGGTAAGACAACGATAACCTCCATGCTTGCGATGATTCTTGAAGAAACTCCACAGGATGCCAGCTACCTTGTCGGAGCCAAGCTTCCGCATACCCACAAGGCATACAAGCTTTCTCCCTCAACACATATCGCTGTTGAAGCCTGTGAATATAAGGCTAGTTTTTTAGATCTTCACCCTACCACCATCATCGTCAACAATATCGAAGAGGAACATCTGGATTACTATGATGATTTGGACCATATCATAAGAACCTATCAGGAGTTTGCGACTCATTTGAAGCCTAAGAACTACCTGATACTCAATCATGATGATTTCAATACGAGAAGACTAATCAAAGATTGCAACTGCAATTTTGTGACGTACGGAATCAACGAGAGCTCCACATTCGAGGCAAGACAGATCACCTTTGACATGCATGGATACCCAAGCTTTGAAGTATTCTATGAAGATGAGAAGCTCATGGAGCTGACACTCAAGGTATGCGGTAAGTTTAATGTCTACAACGCTCTTGGTGCCATTTCAGCAGCTTACGTGAACGGAATCTCGATAGAAAGCATACAATCCGCGCTCTCAAAATTTTCTAATGCCGAGCGTAGATTCGAGATACTCGGTACCTATAAAGGCGCCACTCTTATTTCTGATTACGCACATCACCCTTCAGAAGTGAAAGTTACCGTTCAGGCTGCTAAGAACTTCGACAACAAGGAGATTTGTGTCGTATTCCAACCGCACACTTACTCACGCGTCAAGAGTCTGCTTCTTGAAATGTCAAGCGCCTTTAAGGATGTCAACCATCTCTATATCACAGATATCTACGCCGCAAGAGAAGCAAACACCTATAACATCCATTCACAGGATCTGGTGGATCTGATTATTGAAGAAGGTCAGAACGCCACCTATATCAAAGAACTAAAGGATGTAATCCCGCATTTGGATACTATCGCAAAGGACAACATGCTCATCATCATGATGGGAGCAGGCGATATCGACCAGTTCGCTCGAACCATTGTAGATTAATAAAACCGCTGATTACTCGTAATCAGCGGTTTTTTTATTACTTGAGCATATATACGTTTTCTTTCACAAGAAAATCAGAAACAAAGTGACCGATAAGCGCGACAGTCAGAATAGGAACGATCAGCTCGATACGCCCTGTCAGTTCAAGTGCTAAAACGATCGCGGCAAGCGGAGCGTGAGAAAAACCGCTTAACATCCCCACAATCGAGAACATCATCACATGGGGCAGTGTAAACAGCTCCAGACCCATCATCAGCATCACCCTGTGGATAATCACAGAAAAAATCAAACCTATCAACAGACCCGGGGTGAAGTTACCCCCACAGATTCCCGATCCAAGTTGTACGCTAGTCAATAAGAACCTTAAGACTAAAAATAGCAAAAGTGAACCTAGCGTGAACATCCCGCCGTTCGAAGTGACCAGCAGATCCAACCTGGTGTATAGGGTCTGCGGCACCAAAAGGGCTACGATCCCTGTAAATACACCTGCAAGCAGCAGCTGTTGGTTGCTTGAGAGCTTACTTTGCATGAGTGCGGAGACCGCTTTTAATCCAACCACATAAAAGGCAGCCAGGAATCCCATGAAGATTGCAATGACAATCACCATAAGCCATCCCGCCATTCCAACAGTTTCTATCTTTGCTACATCAGGAAATGCGATAAATGAATAGTTTCCGTAAATCAACTTATCAAGGCTCACCGCTACCACGCTCGATAAAAGGATCGGCACGATATAGTCAAAATACCGCCTTGCGAAAATCACTTCGACGACAATCAACGTTGCAAATAGCGGAGCATGCATCACTGCCGACAGCGCTCCTGCCACACCACAACCGATCAGCAGTCTGACGACTTCCCTTGGCAGCTTCAGATAGTGACCTAAATTTGAGCCGATGGCACCGCCTATATGTACTGTCGGTCCAAACTGACCGACTGCAAAACCGGTACCTAAGGCAACGATGGCATTCAAAATCTTTACAAAAACCTTGTTGGGTATCATCAGCCTTCTATCGATGGTATCGAGTTCATGTTTGACCGCTGTGACGCCAAAGCGTGTGTCTTTTTTTAACAGCACGTTGTGGGTGAACATGAATAAGAAGACGCTCGCCATGGGAATCATAAATCTAAGAAGGGCCTGTTTTTGATAAAGTCCGCTAAAATAACCGTTCATCATACTCACCAGATAATGGAACACAATGGAAAGCACGCCTGCGATGACTCCAATAAAAAAAGCGTACGCAACCATTTGAACGCGAAATCTTCTCGAAGTCACTTGATCATCTGAATGCATACGCCCCTCCTGTTATTCGCTGTCCACACCTCTGCGGTAGACAGCTATCAGTAATTCTTCTGTATCCTCTGCATCATGAATATAATAGCTCAACTTATTGAACATCACCTCACCCGGCAACATCGAAGCATAGATATCCGTTGAAGGATTAAATCCTACGACCGTCGTCGAGTAATAAAGCATATCTTGAAGCGGCATGTCCGTATACACGTAATTGAAAGCCGTTTCAATGACTTTGATCAATTTGAATTGAGATAAGGATTTTGTAATGACCGCTTTGACAAAACCGACCTGCCTCTGTGTCCTGTCAAGATCCGAACCTTCTTCACCGTTGTTTTTTCTCCATCTTAGGTACTCAACCGCTTTTTCACCTTTGAGCACTTGCTTGCCTTTTTGAATGTTTATATGCAGCGGTGGTTCAGCAGTCGGATCATCGTATACCAAATCTTTGTGTACATCGATTTCGACCCCACCGATGGTATCGACAATGTCAGCGACACCGTTATAATCGAGTGTCACAAAATGATGGATCGGTATCCCAAGTAGTTTGGACACTTGTGTTTTCATACCGTTGGAGCCACCGTCGACTTTGCCGTAACCGAACACGGAATTGATTTTATGCTGACCTGGCTTATCATAGCCGGGCACCTCGTTATAGGTATCTCTTGGCACTGTGATGATATCTAAAAGCTGATAATCCGGATCATATGAGGCTACCATGATCGTATCCGCTCTACCACCATCCGTACCTAGGATCACTACGTTTATCCTGTTAGAATACTCAACAAGATCTTCAAGCATTGTCAGATCAGCCAAATTCACATCTATGGGCTTCTCTTTTCCTTGAGGGCTCTGATCGGTGATATTGGGAACTTCAACAATCGACACTTGCCGTTTCATATGATTCAGATACGCATATAATCCCGATCCGAACAAAAGGGATGTGACTACAAGTGATAATAGAAAGACTTTAAAATAAAACTTCATGATTCGCTCCAGACTTAAAAATTGTGGTTTTTTTACTCTATAATTCTACCATAGCGACTGCGCTATTTTTCCAATGACTTATTTTTTTAATATAATTGAAAGCGCGAACAGGGCACATCCTACTACGATGAACATGTCCGCAACATTAAAAATAGCAAAATTAATAAATCTGGCATCCAGGAAATCCACCACAAAATCGATTCGCGCCCTGTCGATCAGATTGCCTATTCCGCCTCCAAGCATCATGGCAAAGGCGACCTTCGACATCACTTCGTCAGGACTTTGCGACCATTTCACCAAGTACACAAACATGATCGCCATGGCAATCGCTGTGACGATGACTAAGAACGACTGTTTATTCGATAAGATACTAAACGCAGCACCTGTATTTTCTGTGTATGTCAGATGAAAGACATCTTTGATGATCGGTAGGCTACCTATGGGTTTTACATAACTGACCACCAACCATTTTGTCAGCTGGTCAAGAATTACTGCAAGAATGATAATCGCTGTATATAAAAGCATGTTCTTCTCCTATTGAAGTGGGGACGCAATTCTACCGACTGCTTCAAGCAACCTATGCCACCACGGTCTCTTTGCGTGTTCTTCTAACGTTAACATATGTGACATTGTTATGTCATCAAGAAAATCTTCAGAAAGTCGTAGGATTTGCTCTTTGTCATATAAAAACGCGTTGATTTCAAAATTGATCTCTAAACTTCTGATATCCAGATTCGCGGTTCCTACCGTAGCGACGCTTTCATCGATGATCATCGTCTTTGAATGAACAAAGCCTTTTTCATACAGATAAATCGCCACTCCCGATTTAAGCAACTTTTCAATATTGGCCTTCCCCGCCCAGTAAACTAGAAAATGATCCGGCGTCGATGGAATAAGAATCCTTACGTCAAGACCCGACAATGCAGCGGTGATCAAACCTTCCATAATACTTTCTTCAGGGACAAGATAAGGCGTCGTGATCCATATCCTGCTTTCAGCTGTGGCAATCATCGTAAAGTAAGCCTGAAGCATGACTTCCCAGTCCGCGTCAGGTCCGCTCGCGGCAATCTGCACTAGGGAATGGTTGGTCACAGTCGTCTTGACTGAATAATCCTCATACATCAGCAGTTGCCTGCTGACAAAGGTCCAGTCCATCAGAAAGCAGTGCTGAAGTCCGTTGACGGCTTCGCCATGAATCCGTAGATGGGTATCTCTCCAAAAGCCTAAGTACTTATGCTTGCCGATATACTCATCACCAAGATTCATTCCTCCGACATATCCGTATTTTCCGTCGATCACGGTTATTTTTCTATGGTTCCTGTAATTCATCTCACGGCCGAATAAAGGCAGAATGAGGGGTAGGAACTCATAGCACTGAACTCCGGCCGCCTTTAAGCTGTTGATGTATTTGTTACCTAGCTTCCAGCACCCTACACTATCGTAGATCAGTCTAACTTCGACACCCGCAAGTGACCTTTCTATCAGCGCCTCCCTGATCATGTTGCCTATTTCATCATTTCTGATGATAAAATATTCCAAGTGGATATGATGCTTAGCACTCGAGATATCTTTTATCAGCTGGCTGAAAAAGGACGCTCCGTCAGAATAAATATCAATTTCATTCTCCAAAAAGAAAGGAGCTTTCGAATTGTTGAGCAGTAGATTCACAAGTCGCGAGTTCACAAGGCTATCATTGAAGTGATCCACAATATGGACCAGTCCGGACTGAACATCCGCACGCCTTGCCATATAGTCCTTTGTAAACTCAAGCTTAGACTGTGACAACCTTCGTTTTCTAAAGCTTCTTCCAAAAATCAGATAAGAAGCAAACCCCACAACGGGAAAAGCGATGAGTACGATCAACCACGAGATGATCTTATAGGGATTTCGGTTATCAAGAAAAATGAAAATTCCTATTCCCAGTACATAAAACGAGAAAAAAGCCTTGATCACAACTGCCAAGTCGGACCAATGGAGAAAATTGAAGATATGCCATTTTTGAAGCACACTTACCACCAGGAAACTGAGGATGGATAGCATCAGGATAATAGCAAAGTTGATTGCCCGTTTTAAAAGTCGTCCCATAGAACCCCCTAGAATTTCGCAATAATTCTATGAATCTTAAACCCTCTCTTAGCAAATCTTCTTTCGTATTCCGTCATGACATTGCTTTCGTCGTTAAGCGCGTGTAAGTCATCGGTATGTTCAACCACATCCAAATGCTCATTTAGGCTCTCAAGAGAAAACTCATATAGCGCTTTGTTGTCCGTTTTAAAAATCAACTTTCCATCTTGCGCGATGATGTCCTTGTAAACATCTAAAAATCTGAAGTGAGTGAGTCGCCTTTTCGCATGTCTTGCTTTCGGCCATGGATCGCTGAAGTTGAGAAAAATCCCGTCCACTTTCAACTCACCAAACCATTCTTTCATTTCAAGGGCATTGCCTCTAATGAATTTTATGTTCGTTACGTCTTTTTTAATCGCCTTCTCCACAGCAGTTAAAAGAACTTCTTCTCTTAATTCAACACCGATGAACTTGGCTTCGGGATGCCGTTTTGCCATCTCAGTTAAAAAACCACCTCTACCTGTTCCAATTTCAAGATAGACCTTTTCACCTGCTATGAACTCCTTAAGTTTATCATTTAATTCACTATTTGCATCAAGCGCATAGTCCACATTTGACATGTAGGCTTCAAACGCACCTGGAATTTTTCTTAATCTCATCAGTATTCCTCCTAGCTTTCTTTGCGATTATACCACATTTGTCGAGTTTTTTTTATAACTTACGTAAAAAAGCCAGTCTCAAGCACTAGACTTGGACTGGCTCTGGCTATTTTACTATTTTGTGAAAATTCTTGGATTTTCGCTCCACGCCTTAAGCGCCTCGAAATCCGCTTCTTTGATATAGCCTTCCTCTTTTGCGATAGGAAGCAGTGTCTTATAATCAGTCAGACTGAACTGTTTGATTCCCGCATCGGCAAACTTTTTTTCTACCTCAGGGAAATTGTAGGTAAAGATAGCACCGCAAGCCAGTACATCCGCACCCGCCTCTATTAACGCATCCACAGCTTTTAACGAACTGCCGCCTGTAGAAAAGAGATCTTCTACAAGGAAGACACGTTGTCCGACTTCCAACTTACCTTCGATTTGATTTCCTTTGCCATGTTCCTTCGCAGTGGATCTGACATAGACCATCGGCTTGTTCAGGATATCCGCGACCCAAGCAGCATGAGGTATACCCGCAGTTGCTGTTCCGGCAATGATATCCACTTCACCGAACTCCTCAGTGATACGGTCGGCAAACCCTTGTGCGATTAGCCTTCTAACTTCAGGATAACTCATCGTTAGGCGGTTATCGCAGTAAATCGGCGATTTGATTCCTGATGCCCATGTGAATAGGTCATCGGTTCCCACAAGGCTTACAGCCTTAATTTCCAAAAGTTTTTTGGCGATTTGTTCTCTCAGTAACATTTAATCCTCCTGTTCAGCTCTTAGAGCATCTTCTGAATAGACGTTTCCTGGATTCCATAACATGTACTCGTAGACACCGTTGTCTTCAAGCGCTTGAATCTGTGCCTTTACTTCATCAGCCCGGTAAGGAATATATCCCTTGACCCAGCGTGCGGTAAAATCTTGAATCCAAGGTCTCAATTTCGCAGGTGTTTCAAGGTTCGCATTACGCATGATCGCATCCTTTATCGAAGCGTCAATTGTCGCATACGGTTGCGCATCAGGCACAGCGAGTCCAAAATTATTAGGTCCATAATGT
Proteins encoded:
- the murC gene encoding UDP-N-acetylmuramate--L-alanine ligase, encoding MKSLLTAERVHFIGIGGISMSAIAHIFIEKGIKVTGSDAKASPATLKLEEAGATIYIGHSSDNITDQDAVVYTGAISDDNPEFAKAQSLEIPTYRRTQAIDAIMESFEVSLAVTGTHGKTTITSMLAMILEETPQDASYLVGAKLPHTHKAYKLSPSTHIAVEACEYKASFLDLHPTTIIVNNIEEEHLDYYDDLDHIIRTYQEFATHLKPKNYLILNHDDFNTRRLIKDCNCNFVTYGINESSTFEARQITFDMHGYPSFEVFYEDEKLMELTLKVCGKFNVYNALGAISAAYVNGISIESIQSALSKFSNAERRFEILGTYKGATLISDYAHHPSEVKVTVQAAKNFDNKEICVVFQPHTYSRVKSLLLEMSSAFKDVNHLYITDIYAAREANTYNIHSQDLVDLIIEEGQNATYIKELKDVIPHLDTIAKDNMLIIMMGAGDIDQFARTIVD
- a CDS encoding chloride channel protein gives rise to the protein MHSDDQVTSRRFRVQMVAYAFFIGVIAGVLSIVFHYLVSMMNGYFSGLYQKQALLRFMIPMASVFLFMFTHNVLLKKDTRFGVTAVKHELDTIDRRLMIPNKVFVKILNAIVALGTGFAVGQFGPTVHIGGAIGSNLGHYLKLPREVVRLLIGCGVAGALSAVMHAPLFATLIVVEVIFARRYFDYIVPILLSSVVAVSLDKLIYGNYSFIAFPDVAKIETVGMAGWLMVIVIAIFMGFLAAFYVVGLKAVSALMQSKLSSNQQLLLAGVFTGIVALLVPQTLYTRLDLLVTSNGGMFTLGSLLLFLVLRFLLTSVQLGSGICGGNFTPGLLIGLIFSVIIHRVMLMMGLELFTLPHVMMFSIVGMLSGFSHAPLAAIVLALELTGRIELIVPILTVALIGHFVSDFLVKENVYMLK
- a CDS encoding LCP family protein; the encoded protein is MKFYFKVFLLSLVVTSLLFGSGLYAYLNHMKRQVSIVEVPNITDQSPQGKEKPIDVNLADLTMLEDLVEYSNRINVVILGTDGGRADTIMVASYDPDYQLLDIITVPRDTYNEVPGYDKPGQHKINSVFGYGKVDGGSNGMKTQVSKLLGIPIHHFVTLDYNGVADIVDTIGGVEIDVHKDLVYDDPTAEPPLHINIQKGKQVLKGEKAVEYLRWRKNNGEEGSDLDRTQRQVGFVKAVITKSLSQFKLIKVIETAFNYVYTDMPLQDMLYYSTTVVGFNPSTDIYASMLPGEVMFNKLSYYIHDAEDTEELLIAVYRRGVDSE
- the lspA gene encoding signal peptidase II → MLLYTAIIILAVILDQLTKWLVVSYVKPIGSLPIIKDVFHLTYTENTGAAFSILSNKQSFLVIVTAIAMAIMFVYLVKWSQSPDEVMSKVAFAMMLGGGIGNLIDRARIDFVVDFLDARFINFAIFNVADMFIVVGCALFALSIILKK
- the cls gene encoding cardiolipin synthase is translated as MGRLLKRAINFAIILMLSILSFLVVSVLQKWHIFNFLHWSDLAVVIKAFFSFYVLGIGIFIFLDNRNPYKIISWLIVLIAFPVVGFASYLIFGRSFRKRRLSQSKLEFTKDYMARRADVQSGLVHIVDHFNDSLVNSRLVNLLLNNSKAPFFLENEIDIYSDGASFFSQLIKDISSAKHHIHLEYFIIRNDEIGNMIREALIERSLAGVEVRLIYDSVGCWKLGNKYINSLKAAGVQCYEFLPLILPLFGREMNYRNHRKITVIDGKYGYVGGMNLGDEYIGKHKYLGFWRDTHLRIHGEAVNGLQHCFLMDWTFVSRQLLMYEDYSVKTTVTNHSLVQIAASGPDADWEVMLQAYFTMIATAESRIWITTPYLVPEESIMEGLITAALSGLDVRILIPSTPDHFLVYWAGKANIEKLLKSGVAIYLYEKGFVHSKTMIIDESVATVGTANLDIRSLEINFEINAFLYDKEQILRLSEDFLDDITMSHMLTLEEHAKRPWWHRLLEAVGRIASPLQ
- the trmB gene encoding tRNA (guanosine(46)-N7)-methyltransferase TrmB, whose amino-acid sequence is MRLRKIPGAFEAYMSNVDYALDANSELNDKLKEFIAGEKVYLEIGTGRGGFLTEMAKRHPEAKFIGVELREEVLLTAVEKAIKKDVTNIKFIRGNALEMKEWFGELKVDGIFLNFSDPWPKARHAKRRLTHFRFLDVYKDIIAQDGKLIFKTDNKALYEFSLESLNEHLDVVEHTDDLHALNDESNVMTEYERRFAKRGFKIHRIIAKF
- the pyrE gene encoding orotate phosphoribosyltransferase, encoding MLLREQIAKKLLEIKAVSLVGTDDLFTWASGIKSPIYCDNRLTMSYPEVRRLIAQGFADRITEEFGEVDIIAGTATAGIPHAAWVADILNKPMVYVRSTAKEHGKGNQIEGKLEVGQRVFLVEDLFSTGGSSLKAVDALIEAGADVLACGAIFTYNFPEVEKKFADAGIKQFSLTDYKTLLPIAKEEGYIKEADFEALKAWSENPRIFTK